Proteins encoded together in one Chitinophaga sp. LS1 window:
- a CDS encoding DUF6515 family protein: protein MKAKIVLILMILFTGVTMQVSAQHRHREKAVVVKNVPGHPRVVAYQGVNYHYTSGRYYRPVNGGYQRLAAPPAGMAVDFIPRGYKTRVHRGVRYYHRGNVYYREVRPHSYVVTERPW, encoded by the coding sequence ATGAAAGCGAAAATTGTTTTAATCCTGATGATTCTTTTTACCGGTGTTACCATGCAGGTATCTGCTCAACACCGTCATAGAGAAAAAGCAGTGGTGGTAAAGAACGTGCCCGGACATCCAAGAGTAGTGGCTTATCAGGGAGTTAATTATCATTATACAAGTGGCAGGTATTACCGCCCCGTAAATGGAGGATATCAAAGATTAGCTGCACCGCCTGCAGGCATGGCAGTAGATTTTATACCAAGAGGTTATAAAACGCGTGTACACAGAGGCGTTAGGTATTATCACAGAGGAAATGTGTACTACAGAGAAGTAAGACCTCACTCTTACGTTGTGACCGAGAGACCTTGGTAA
- a CDS encoding transposase → MFCEPKDTTLGIISEGIIRKWILPHLSIGKRGYKSKVDLVKVVSLILKRLKTGCQWRELSIKEYFPNGEITWQGVYYYFNKWSSDGSWKLIWINLLKENRQILDLSSIQLDGSHTPSKRGGYAVGYQGRKSCKTSNSLFLSDNQGQILSVSEPQSGNHNDLYNIVSTFEEMLTTLEEATINTKGLFLNADAGFDGGEFREYCMEKELEANIATNSRNSKQTSESYQYFDDQLYKRRYKIEQANAWMDSFKALIIRFETKAANWRALQWIAILVLFCKKLKD, encoded by the coding sequence TTGTTTTGCGAACCAAAAGATACTACCCTGGGAATCATAAGCGAAGGTATAATAAGAAAATGGATATTGCCGCATTTAAGTATAGGAAAGCGAGGATATAAGTCAAAAGTGGATTTGGTGAAAGTAGTAAGCTTGATATTAAAACGGTTAAAAACGGGCTGTCAGTGGCGAGAATTAAGTATTAAAGAATATTTCCCCAATGGTGAAATTACGTGGCAAGGCGTGTATTACTACTTTAATAAATGGAGCAGCGATGGATCGTGGAAACTTATCTGGATAAATCTTTTAAAGGAAAATCGCCAAATCCTTGATTTGTCTTCGATTCAATTAGATGGAAGTCATACACCATCGAAGCGAGGAGGCTATGCAGTAGGCTATCAGGGTCGAAAATCATGCAAAACGAGTAATAGTTTGTTTTTGAGTGACAATCAAGGCCAGATACTTAGTGTAAGCGAGCCACAATCCGGCAATCACAATGATCTTTATAATATTGTTTCAACTTTTGAAGAAATGCTAACCACCCTCGAAGAGGCTACAATAAATACGAAAGGATTGTTCTTAAATGCAGATGCAGGATTTGATGGAGGAGAATTCAGAGAATACTGTATGGAAAAGGAATTGGAAGCTAATATCGCTACCAATTCCCGTAATAGCAAGCAAACCAGTGAGTCATATCAATACTTTGATGATCAATTATATAAAAGACGCTACAAGATCGAACAAGCAAATGCCTGGATGGATAGCTTCAAAGCATTAATAATTAGATTTGAAACAAAAGCGGCTAACTGGAGAGCATTACAATGGATCGCAATCTTAGTCCTCTTTTGTAAAAAATTAAAAGACTAA
- a CDS encoding MFS transporter: protein MKKSLLPLLLGGLGIGTTEFVMMGLLQDIASDLHITIPEAGHLISAYALGVVVGAPLLVMLSVKHPPKKILLTLMLIFTVFNALSAFSPSPVTLLMARFFAGLPHGAFFGVGSVVASRLADKGKQAQAIAVMFSGLTIANLVMVPIGTWIGHHLLWRYTFGLVAVIGLITLVAIKLWLPALPANENADPKKEMEIVKNPQAWLVIAITAVGTGGMFAWISYISPLMTEVSRFSPDSVSWIMVLAGFGMIVGNLIGGKLADRFQPVYTCAGLLLCMAVNLLAIHYFSGYQFISLFLTFMTGALSMMIAAPIQILMINTSGDSEMLGAALIQAAFNIGNSLGAFLGGLPIVMGYGFTYPVVVGACMAVIGVGFAIRLIKMQNPPVRMDASGTTGIAV from the coding sequence ATGAAAAAGAGTTTATTGCCCTTACTGCTGGGCGGTTTAGGAATAGGAACAACTGAATTTGTAATGATGGGGCTTTTGCAGGATATTGCCAGTGACCTGCACATCACAATCCCTGAAGCTGGCCACCTCATTTCAGCCTATGCATTAGGCGTTGTTGTAGGAGCACCCTTGCTGGTCATGCTAAGTGTAAAGCACCCTCCCAAGAAGATTTTACTTACATTAATGCTGATTTTCACTGTGTTCAATGCTTTGTCTGCATTCTCACCCAGCCCTGTCACACTACTCATGGCAAGGTTTTTTGCGGGCTTACCACATGGGGCTTTCTTTGGTGTAGGTTCAGTAGTAGCCAGCAGACTGGCAGATAAAGGCAAGCAGGCCCAGGCGATTGCGGTGATGTTCTCCGGACTGACGATTGCCAACCTGGTGATGGTGCCGATAGGGACATGGATAGGCCACCACCTGCTGTGGAGGTATACATTTGGACTGGTAGCAGTAATTGGTTTGATCACGCTGGTAGCTATCAAATTGTGGTTACCTGCCTTGCCGGCAAATGAAAACGCCGATCCCAAAAAGGAAATGGAAATAGTGAAGAACCCACAGGCATGGCTGGTGATTGCGATCACTGCTGTAGGCACCGGCGGTATGTTTGCCTGGATCAGTTATATTTCTCCGTTAATGACGGAAGTATCCCGTTTCTCACCTGATAGTGTATCCTGGATTATGGTATTGGCTGGTTTTGGGATGATCGTAGGGAACCTGATCGGCGGTAAACTGGCCGATCGTTTTCAGCCGGTATATACCTGTGCCGGTCTCTTGTTGTGTATGGCCGTGAACTTGCTGGCGATCCATTACTTTTCAGGGTACCAGTTCATATCATTATTCCTGACTTTCATGACGGGGGCATTGTCTATGATGATTGCTGCACCGATACAGATATTGATGATCAATACATCTGGCGACTCAGAGATGTTGGGGGCTGCACTGATACAGGCGGCCTTTAATATTGGGAATTCCCTGGGCGCGTTCCTGGGTGGATTGCCGATTGTGATGGGATATGGATTTACTTATCCGGTGGTAGTAGGCGCTTGTATGGCAGTGATAGGAGTCGGTTTTGCGATCCGGTTGATAAAGATGCAAAACCCGCCCGTGAGGATGGATGCCAGTGGAACAACAGGGATAGCTGTATAA